From a region of the Marmota flaviventris isolate mMarFla1 chromosome 13, mMarFla1.hap1, whole genome shotgun sequence genome:
- the LOC139701488 gene encoding olfactory receptor 1J4-like: MTRLQSQTVKCEVFLNFNKSPEKTACGYDAHLVRKTPYLISHTSYSFVLKKEKSAMNQSSVSEFLLLGLPIQPEQQGMYYTLFLGMYLTTVLGNLLIILLIRLDSRLHTPMYFFLSHLAFSDVSLSSVTVPKMLRNMQTQHLSILYEGCISQMYFFLLFVCVDNFLLAVMAYDRYVAICHPLHYAIIMRKEPCVLLAAGSWFFSCVHALLHTLLLSHLSFCADNTIPHYFCELTELLKLTCSDDSLNELVILAEGGVLTLLPLSAILGSYVCIGATVLWVPSTKKICKVLSTCGSHLFLVFLYYGTLAIIYFFPSSNNSQVKDVIASVMYTVVTPMLNPFVYSLRNKDMKLALRMLYRKVVTVSK; the protein is encoded by the exons ATGACCAG ACTGCAGAGTCAGACAGTAAAGTGTGAAGTTTTCCTGAATTTTAATAAGTCCCCAGAGAAAACAGCATGTGGCTATGATGCACATCTGGTGAGGAAAACACCATATCTCATCTCTCACACTTCCTACTCATTTGTCCTCAAGAAGGAGAAGAGCGCCATGAACCAAAGCAGTGTGTCCGAGTTCCTCCTCCTGGGGCTCCCCATCCAGCCAGAGCAGCAAGGCATGTACTACACCCTGTTCCTGGGCATGTACCTGACCACGGtgctggggaacctgctcatcatcctgctCATCAGGCTGGACTCTCGCCTGCACactcccatgtacttcttcctcagtcACTTGGCCTTTTCTGATGTCTCTTTATCATCTGTCACTGTCCCTAAGATGCTCAGGAACATGCAGACTCAGCACTTATCCATCCTCTATGAGGGATGCATTTCTCAgatgtattttttcttactttttgtaTGTGTTGACAATTTTCTTCTTGCAGTGATGGCCTATGACAGGTATGTGGCCATTTGCCACCCCCTCCACTACGCCATCATCATGAGGAAGGAGCCGTGTGTCTTACTGGCGGCTGGGTCCTGGTTCTTCTCTTGTGTACATGCCCTCTTGCATACCCTCCTCCTGTCCCACCTGTCCTTCTGTGCTGACAACACCATCCCCCACTACTTCTGTGAACTCACTGAACTCCTGAAGCTGACCTGCTCAGATGACTCCCTCAATGAGCTAGTTATCCTCGCTGAGGGGGGAGTGTTAACTCTCCTGCCTTTGAGTGCTATTTTGGGCTCTTATGTCTGCATTGGGGCCACTGTTCTATGGGTCCCCTCCACTAAGAAGATCTGCAAAGTTCTGTCCACCTGTGGCTCTCACCTCTTCTTGGTGTTTTTGTACTATGGGACCCttgcaattatttatttctttccttcctcaaaCAATTCCCAAGTCAAGGATGTCATTGCTTCAGTTATGTATACAGTGGTGACACCTATGTTGAATCCCTTTgtctacagcctgaggaataaAGACATGAAATTGGCTCTGAGGATGCTTTACAGAAAAGTGGTTACAGTTTCCAAGTGA